Proteins co-encoded in one Haladaptatus sp. ZSTT2 genomic window:
- a CDS encoding DNA-directed RNA polymerase encodes MYKRVRLKDTVEVPPRHLADVSPQLVKQLLQDKLEGRMDEDVGSVVSVTKVHEIGDGAVIPNKPGVYYEADFDAVTYDPQMQEVVDGEVVEVVNFGAFIGIGPVDGLLHVSQISDEYLAFDDENQQLASRESNRTLGVGDSVRARIVTKSIDERNPRDSKIGLTAKQVGLGKHGWLKEERESRQAAAGE; translated from the coding sequence ATGTACAAACGGGTCAGACTCAAGGACACGGTTGAGGTTCCACCGCGGCATCTCGCAGACGTGTCTCCACAACTGGTAAAGCAGCTTCTGCAGGACAAGCTCGAAGGACGAATGGACGAAGACGTGGGCAGCGTCGTCAGCGTGACGAAAGTCCACGAAATCGGCGACGGGGCGGTCATTCCGAACAAGCCCGGCGTCTACTACGAGGCGGATTTCGACGCCGTCACGTACGACCCACAGATGCAGGAAGTCGTCGATGGGGAAGTCGTGGAAGTCGTCAACTTCGGGGCGTTCATCGGCATCGGCCCCGTCGATGGCCTGCTCCACGTTTCCCAGATTTCAGACGAGTACCTCGCCTTCGACGACGAGAACCAACAGCTCGCCTCGCGCGAATCGAACCGCACCCTCGGTGTTGGCGACTCCGTTCGCGCGCGCATCGTCACGAAGAGCATCGACGAACGCAACCCACGCGACAGCAAGATTGGCCTCACAGCCAAGCAGGTCGGCCTTGGCAAACACGGCTGGCTGAAAGAGGAACGCGAGAGCCGGCAGGCCGCCGCAGGTGAATAA
- a CDS encoding 30S ribosomal protein S27ae: MSRYEIYNDDGTTDHEMCPSCGDAFLAEHSDRTHCGRCGFTEWK, from the coding sequence ATGTCTCGCTACGAGATTTACAACGACGACGGCACGACCGACCACGAGATGTGCCCAAGCTGTGGCGACGCATTCCTTGCAGAACACAGTGACCGCACCCACTGTGGCCGCTGTGGCTTCACCGAGTGGAAATAG
- the spt4 gene encoding transcription elongation factor subunit Spt4 has translation MAKKRKVCRDCHRVLEVADGDVCPDCGSTSLTEDWAGYVVISHPEQSDIAKEMGVTSPGAYALKVR, from the coding sequence ATGGCGAAAAAGCGGAAAGTGTGCCGTGACTGCCACCGCGTCCTCGAAGTCGCCGATGGCGACGTCTGCCCGGACTGTGGCTCTACGAGCCTCACCGAAGACTGGGCGGGCTACGTCGTCATCTCCCACCCGGAGCAAAGCGACATCGCAAAAGAGATGGGCGTCACCTCCCCCGGCGCCTACGCACTGAAGGTTCGATAG
- a CDS encoding GTP-dependent dephospho-CoA kinase family protein translates to MPADAVLTLPEELRSAFKDPLGPLFTDADALLAAAGEPLIAVGDIVTYHLTQAGVIPDVAVIDGKTKREAVDAAISEAIGGYDCRYEVENPAATLSLDLLSVLHAAIDAPETTVIVVEGEEDLATLPALVAAPEGASVVYGQPDEGMVLVTVTPEVRHRMRGLLSQMTGDHAAAWAALGVDAE, encoded by the coding sequence GTGCCAGCAGACGCCGTCCTCACGCTCCCTGAGGAACTGCGGTCGGCGTTCAAAGACCCGCTTGGCCCGCTGTTTACTGACGCAGATGCGCTGCTCGCGGCGGCAGGAGAGCCGCTCATCGCGGTTGGCGACATCGTCACCTACCACCTCACCCAGGCCGGCGTCATCCCCGACGTGGCGGTCATCGACGGGAAGACGAAACGCGAAGCGGTGGATGCAGCCATCTCCGAGGCCATCGGTGGCTACGACTGCCGCTACGAAGTCGAGAATCCCGCAGCGACGCTCTCGCTCGACTTGCTGTCGGTGCTGCATGCGGCCATCGACGCCCCCGAGACGACGGTCATCGTGGTCGAGGGAGAAGAGGACTTAGCGACGCTCCCGGCGCTCGTCGCCGCCCCGGAGGGTGCGAGCGTGGTGTACGGCCAGCCAGACGAGGGGATGGTGCTCGTCACGGTCACGCCCGAGGTTCGCCATCGCATGCGGGGGCTGCTTTCGCAAATGACCGGTGACCACGCCGCGGCGTGGGCAGCGCTCGGCGTTGACGCCGAATAA
- a CDS encoding 30S ribosomal protein S24e yields MDITILEESENPMLHRTDVRFEILHDEATPSRLSVRDSLAAKLNKDASEVVVRKMDTKFGMRKTRGLAKVYDSPEFAREVEHEHMLERNKILAGEDDADAEAEEA; encoded by the coding sequence ATGGATATCACAATCCTCGAAGAATCGGAAAACCCGATGCTTCACCGAACAGACGTTCGCTTCGAAATTCTCCACGATGAGGCCACGCCGTCGCGCCTCTCCGTCCGCGACAGTCTCGCGGCCAAACTGAACAAAGACGCCTCCGAAGTCGTCGTCCGCAAGATGGACACGAAGTTCGGCATGCGCAAGACGCGCGGCCTCGCAAAGGTGTACGACAGCCCCGAGTTCGCCCGCGAAGTCGAACACGAGCACATGCTCGAACGCAACAAAATCCTCGCAGGCGAGGACGACGCGGACGCCGAGGCGGAGGAAGCATAG
- a CDS encoding twitching motility protein PilT → MDANALMMPVELDVRVFDELDRLLGDVRLVTPEAVVDELEKLSAGAGHEAVAASVGTDLARERCRLLSHDESYADDAIVELATAGECDYVVTNDGPLKRRLLAACVPVIGIRGRNKLAITRP, encoded by the coding sequence ATGGACGCAAACGCACTGATGATGCCGGTCGAACTCGACGTGCGCGTGTTCGACGAACTCGACCGGTTGCTCGGTGACGTGCGCCTCGTGACGCCCGAAGCGGTCGTCGACGAGCTAGAAAAGCTCTCGGCGGGTGCGGGCCACGAGGCGGTTGCGGCGAGCGTGGGGACAGACCTCGCGCGTGAGCGCTGTCGGCTCCTCTCACACGATGAATCGTATGCAGACGACGCCATTGTCGAACTCGCAACAGCCGGCGAGTGCGACTACGTCGTCACGAACGACGGACCTCTGAAACGGCGGTTGCTGGCCGCCTGCGTACCAGTAATTGGTATAAGGGGCCGGAACAAACTGGCAATCACTCGACCATAA